Genomic segment of Parageobacillus genomosp. 1:
CATCGAACATGCCGAAGATTTAATCGCCGACTTGGCGCAAGCGTTGAAAAACATGAAAGAGGTGTAGGGGGATGGAACAACGCGTTTCCTTTCAAACGAAACTGCTTCATAACAAATGGAAAATCGATCGGCAAACAGGGGCAGTAAGCGTGCCGATTCAGCATGCTTCGACGTTCCATCAATTCGATTTTGACACATTTGGCAAATACGATTACAGCCGCTCCGGCAACCCGACGCGCGAGGCGCTCGAAGAAACGATTGCCGAACTGGAAGGCGGCGTGCGCGGCTTCGCTTTTTCCTCGGGGATGGCGGCGATTTCGACTGCGTTTCTTCTCTTGTCCAAAGGTGACCATGTGCTCGTGACCGAAGATGTTTATGGCGGCACATACCGCATGATCACCGAAGTATTAAACCGTTTTGGCATTGAATATACGTTTGTCGATATGACCGATTTACATGAAGTGGCTACTCATATTCGTCCGAATACAAAAGTGATCTATGTCGAAACGCCGTCCAACCCGCTTTTAAAAGTAACTGATATCCAAGGAATTGTCAAACTCGCGAAAGCCAATGGCTGTTTGACGTTTTTAGATAACACATTTATGACTCCCGCGCTCCAGCGTCCGCTCGACCTTGGCGTCGATGTCGTTCTTCATAGCGCGACGAAGTTTTTGGCAGGGCATAGCGATGTCGTGGCGGGACTTGCCGTGGTG
This window contains:
- the metC gene encoding cystathionine beta-lyase, whose translation is MEQRVSFQTKLLHNKWKIDRQTGAVSVPIQHASTFHQFDFDTFGKYDYSRSGNPTREALEETIAELEGGVRGFAFSSGMAAISTAFLLLSKGDHVLVTEDVYGGTYRMITEVLNRFGIEYTFVDMTDLHEVATHIRPNTKVIYVETPSNPLLKVTDIQGIVKLAKANGCLTFLDNTFMTPALQRPLDLGVDVVLHSATKFLAGHSDVVAGLAVVKDEELAKQLYKLQNAFGAVLGVQDAWLVLRGLKTLHVRLKQSSESALAIARYLSSHPKVEEVYYPGLTHHPGHSIQRYQASGFGAVLSFRLADEEAVRTFVKHVRLPVFAVSLGAVESILSYPAKMSHAAMPKAERERRGITDGLLRLSVGLEAVEDLIADFEQALSYVKETPSAVSAR